The Rutidosis leptorrhynchoides isolate AG116_Rl617_1_P2 unplaced genomic scaffold, CSIRO_AGI_Rlap_v1 contig138, whole genome shotgun sequence genome has a segment encoding these proteins:
- the LOC139881272 gene encoding uncharacterized protein translates to MLGRWNIRGLKFPFKQSEVRQPIVKKHLVACGIIETRFQSRSIDKMWSGCRVRDWELIHNDDCHPLGRIWNMYDPNKMKLVSVQVNAQWIHCSMLLDSCSVDWTLVYGFNDARGRSSLWNDIRNLEHYVFGSWVLQEDFNAMIRRSDKLGGISLVASDTEDVKQFFGSFSRIFTEVLEPGLSDHSPLVVNLRSFERGKSKAFLKLKAVKKVLQGLNRREYASISERVYHTRQLVKAVQRDLQRDPMNSMLLDEERALVLEFRRVLELEKSFYFRKSRVNWMEFGDTNTAILHNSVKVRSSHNVITSIKLPTGEICTDQVLLCRSECVVERDFGFDSQAGMLNRDVSTVEIRDALWSIGSSKAPGIDDFNAYFFKKNWSLVGEDFTEVVLSFFSSGCLAKQFVISKILTARLALIQTELISPLQSAFVDGSVISDNILVAHELIRGYHKDLACTRSVSYSLMINGAVEGYFEGKKGVCQGDPISPLLFILAMEYLSRSLASPPDCFKFHLGCTELRLSHLCFVDDLFLFCHGDIILVNWLMKTLSEFSDVS, encoded by the exons ATGTTAGGAAGGTGGAACATTAGGGGATTGAAATTCCCCTTTAAGCAATCAGAAGTAAGACAGCCGATTGTGAAGAAACATCTTGTAGCATGTGGTATAATTGAAACTCGTTTCCAAAGTAGAAGTATTGATAAGATGTGGAGTGGTTGTAGGGTTCGTGACTGGGAGTTAATTCATAATGATGATTGTCACCCTCTTGGCAGGATTTGGAATATGTATGATCCTAATAAAATGAAGTTAGTTAGTGTACAAGTAAATGCTCAATGGATTCATTGTTCAATGTTGTTGGATTCGTGTTCTGTAGATTGGACTCTCGTGTATGGGTTTAATGATGCTAGAGGCAGGAGTAGTTTGTGGAATGATATTAGAAATCTAGAACactatgtttttggttcttgggtTTTACAAGAGGATTTTAACGCGATGATACGAAGATCAGATAAGTTAGGTGGGATTTCTCTTGTTGCTTCTGATACTGAGGATGTTAAGCAATTTTTT GGAAGTTTTTCTAGGATTTTTACTGAAGTTTTGGAGCCTGGGTTATCTGATCATTCACCGTTGGTGGTAAATCTGAGATCTTTTGAGAGGGGAAAAAGCAAGGCGTTTCTG AAACTCAAGGCTGTTAAGAAAGTTCTTCAAGGTCTGAATCGAAGAGAGTATGCTTCTATCTCTGAAAGGGTATATCACACTAGACAGTTAGTGAAAGCTGTACAAAGAGATTTGCAAAGGGATCCAATGAATTCAATGTTGTTGGATGAAGAAAGGGCATTGGTGCTTGAGTTTAGAAGAGTTTTGGAGCTGGAAAAATCTTTTTACTTCCGAAAATCTAGAGTGAATTGGATGGAATTTGGTGATACAAATACTGCAATTTTACACAACTCGGTGAAGGTACGTTCTTCTCATAATGTTATAACTAGTATTAAACTGCCAACTGGTGAAATTTGTACTGATCAG GTCCTGTTATGTAGATCAGAGTGTGTGGTTGAGAGGGACTTTGGTTTTGATTCACAAGCCGGTATGCTTAATAGAGATGTGTCTACTGTGGAGATTAGGGATGCTTTATGGTCCATTGGCTCCTCTAAAGCACCTGGAATAGACGATTTCAATGCATATTTCTTTAAGAAGAACTGGTCTCTTGTTGGGGAAGACTTTACAGAGGTAGTTTTGTCTTTTTTCTCTAGTGGATGTTTAGCTAAGCAGTTTG TCATTTCTAAAATATTGACTGCTAGACTTGCTTTAATACAGACTGAGTTGATCAGTCCCTTGCAGTCAGCTTTTGTTGATGGGAGTGTAATTTCAGACAACATATTGGTGGCTCACGAACTGATCAGAGGATATCATAAGGATCTAG CCTGTACTAGAAGCGTGTCTTATTCATTGATGATCAATGGAGCAGTAGAAGGGTACTTTGAAGGCAAGAAAGGAGTATGTCAAGGTGATCCTATTTCTCCTTTGCTTTTTATCCTTGCAATGGAATATTTGTCTAGATCTTTAGCTAGTCCTCCTGATTGTTTCAAATTTCATCTTGGTTGTACTGAATTAAGATTGTCCCATTTGTGCTTTGTGGATGATCTCTTTCTATTCTGCCATGGAGACATTATATTAGTGAATTGGTTAATGAAAACTCTTTCTGAATTCTCTGATGTTTCTTGA